In Nitrososphaerota archaeon, the genomic stretch ATAATTTTAAAAATATTGAAAAATAGATCATATGGAGGATTAAGTTTAATGAATATATTGATTATAGATTATAATTAATTAAATTAAAAAGTTATTATTTTAGATTTTAAATTTTTATTTTTAAAAACTTTTTCTATAGCTAATATTATTTGTTTAAGATTTTTGTATTTAATAGGTTTAAGTAAATGTGCTCCGCATTTTTCTTTACAATCACTTGATCCAAAACCTTTAGATGCTATTTCAAAACAATCTTTTTTTAGAATTTTAATAAATGCACATTCTTTAAAATGAATTGTTTTTGCATAAACTATTGCTTTTATCTTAACCGAATTACTAGTTGTTAAATAATCAATATGCCATCTTAATTTTTTATTTTTCTTTAAATGTCTATTTACTCTAGAATTTATTCCACCATATTGTTTAGCTGAACCTAAATAAACATAATATCCAGGAGAAAAATAATGAATATTTTTTGCTAAAGTCACATTTATATTATTTTTAATGTGAATGATAAGTGCATATATTCCAGGATTTTTTGATATCATATCTATTTTTAAATTTTTTTCGTAGATGCTATTGAAGATATTATTCTCTTTATATTTTCTTCTATTTCAATCGGTAATCCAAGAATTCTAGTATCTACAAACCCTCTTATAATCATTGATGTTGCTTCATCTTTAGGTATCCCCCTACTCATTAAATACTCTATTTGTTCTTCAGCTATTTTTCCTATTGCTGCTTCATGTGTAAGTTCTGAATCATCAATCATTGCATTTAATTCAGGAATTGCAATAACTTTAGCTTTTTTAGATAATAAAAGACTACTACATTCCATATGTCCTTTAGTTTTTTCTCCTATTCCAATTATTCTTCCTCTTGCAAATAATTGTGCTTCATCATTTACAATCGCTCTTGTTAATATTCTCCCACTTGATTTTTCTCCTTCTAAATTTATTTCACTTCCTAAATCAATTAAAGATTTTCCCCAAATATTTAAGATGGAATTGAACTCTACTTTTGAATTTTTACCTTT encodes the following:
- a CDS encoding GIY-YIG nuclease family protein, giving the protein MISKNPGIYALIIHIKNNINVTLAKNIHYFSPGYYVYLGSAKQYGGINSRVNRHLKKNKKLRWHIDYLTTSNSVKIKAIVYAKTIHFKECAFIKILKKDCFEIASKGFGSSDCKEKCGAHLLKPIKYKNLKQIILAIEKVFKNKNLKSKIITF